The following are encoded in a window of Roseimaritima ulvae genomic DNA:
- a CDS encoding YncE family protein yields the protein MFALVILSLVACTVGYAQPADQQATAPSPSALLATATPEGGTTCWLVQESTGRVFAALADSDQVVEYESTGKEVRRFTVGMAPQEMVLKANQLVVACTKSPALHFVDLDANQVVGELPFVGTGPLALFASQADNPYVYCFANATSSSSSVEVYQVDVSARSIRNQTSAYRWGQNSARHVAMSPNGRWIVLDARGRSSPSGADLMRVDEDAFTFTQVRNHHDSFGQMVAGPFNRYWTFGKQLYPLDITAPLRTFSGSVVRIHPRYDLAASVDASEPNRCYLQRFRDATDIAKLELPEPEVPKTTRSGRSRSRVPVYDRFVRFDLQRDLVFVGTQRRGYWIDLKTYQASLSPQRMILAPSAVTALVGSPLQIALEISNLEQSATVQLVKSSGPESLTITDGTLSWTPTAEDVGAQDVVIELKSATDDEVLDTCRISLQVELPRIELGFVAKTMVLSPDKRYAVVWGPSPGQEQRHPAHSGSDEIAVLDISQRKILSHKTIPPGIRCAAIDDKYVFVSPNSGNLFYRLDHKLENQKRQFLQSAPQQLIRFADDRLAVIGDKQETFDTEDMSAAPMPTLSGLDPRGVVVRLLGQRRIEWGGRLLDRETGELLRVDPGMYLPPLIGPPQVTYRRPQNDGLVAWGRKLNNQALMSEQGNMISQFTHSSHDRQATLSERWPMAVLVAAVQDPQTRENRLTMEFRNLLEGTVMHSSVLDVFPPNRQNVNFYGMRQTLQVLDDQILYLHQDKLLFAKIPKAIAQAMPVPLHFKAKQESEIKVDGMVKVPLKVGGDNTELTFSLLNESPHLQLDANTGVLEVDTAKLWATLNVHASNSPHLLERPPLSWLKAAENAKRYRALTNKNLPAGTMAANLPISVAVQDSEGQQAKLTFGVIVVGPRQAFDTAMAKRAAAEKERQEQMREAQRVRQQQMAEARAARAEAQQAEPGTPEARLEVLEAKVRRLEAALDSILKQQSR from the coding sequence TTGTTTGCGCTCGTCATTTTGTCGTTGGTCGCATGCACGGTGGGCTATGCTCAACCCGCCGATCAGCAGGCAACGGCCCCTTCACCTTCCGCGTTACTGGCGACCGCAACGCCTGAAGGCGGGACGACTTGTTGGTTGGTCCAAGAATCGACTGGACGCGTGTTCGCCGCCTTGGCTGACAGCGATCAGGTGGTGGAGTACGAATCGACGGGCAAGGAAGTGCGGCGGTTTACCGTTGGCATGGCACCGCAGGAAATGGTGCTGAAAGCGAACCAGCTCGTGGTCGCTTGCACCAAATCTCCCGCACTGCATTTTGTCGACTTGGACGCCAATCAGGTTGTTGGCGAATTGCCGTTTGTGGGCACGGGCCCGCTGGCCTTGTTTGCTTCACAGGCGGACAACCCGTATGTGTATTGCTTTGCCAATGCGACCAGCTCATCCAGTTCCGTCGAAGTTTATCAAGTGGACGTGTCGGCGCGTTCAATTCGCAACCAAACATCCGCCTATCGATGGGGACAGAACTCGGCACGGCATGTGGCGATGAGCCCGAACGGTCGCTGGATCGTGCTCGATGCGCGAGGCCGCAGTTCACCCTCGGGTGCCGATCTGATGCGCGTCGACGAAGACGCCTTCACCTTTACCCAGGTGCGTAATCACCACGACAGTTTCGGCCAGATGGTCGCCGGTCCCTTCAATCGCTATTGGACGTTCGGCAAGCAACTATACCCGCTGGACATCACCGCGCCGCTCCGCACCTTCAGCGGCTCGGTCGTTCGCATCCATCCTCGCTATGACCTGGCCGCGTCGGTCGATGCGTCGGAACCGAACCGGTGTTATCTGCAGCGGTTCCGCGACGCCACTGACATTGCCAAGCTCGAATTGCCCGAACCCGAAGTTCCTAAAACGACGCGCAGCGGACGTTCGCGCAGCCGCGTTCCTGTGTACGACCGCTTCGTACGGTTTGATCTGCAACGTGACCTAGTGTTTGTGGGCACGCAACGTCGCGGCTACTGGATTGATCTGAAAACTTACCAAGCATCCTTGTCGCCGCAGCGAATGATTCTGGCGCCGTCCGCGGTTACCGCTCTGGTCGGCAGTCCGCTGCAGATCGCTTTGGAGATCAGCAACCTCGAGCAATCTGCGACCGTGCAACTAGTCAAGTCCTCCGGGCCCGAATCGTTGACAATAACCGACGGTACGCTGTCCTGGACGCCCACCGCGGAAGATGTTGGAGCCCAGGATGTAGTGATCGAACTTAAGTCCGCAACCGACGACGAAGTCTTGGATACCTGCCGGATCTCGTTGCAGGTGGAACTGCCTCGGATCGAATTGGGGTTTGTGGCCAAGACGATGGTGCTGTCCCCTGACAAACGATATGCAGTGGTGTGGGGACCTTCACCGGGGCAAGAGCAACGGCATCCCGCGCATTCCGGCTCCGATGAAATCGCCGTGCTGGATATCTCCCAGCGAAAAATTCTGTCACACAAAACGATTCCGCCGGGGATTCGCTGTGCGGCGATTGACGACAAGTATGTGTTTGTGTCGCCCAACTCCGGCAATCTGTTCTACCGACTGGACCACAAACTGGAGAATCAAAAACGCCAGTTTTTGCAGTCCGCACCGCAGCAATTGATCCGATTTGCCGACGACCGTTTGGCCGTGATCGGAGACAAACAGGAGACCTTCGACACGGAAGACATGTCCGCCGCGCCGATGCCCACACTTAGTGGCCTAGATCCCCGTGGAGTTGTGGTTCGCTTGCTCGGCCAACGGCGCATTGAGTGGGGCGGCCGGTTGCTCGACCGCGAGACCGGAGAATTGTTACGAGTCGACCCCGGCATGTATCTGCCACCGCTGATAGGACCTCCGCAAGTGACCTACCGCCGCCCTCAGAATGACGGACTGGTCGCCTGGGGCCGCAAGCTGAACAATCAAGCGTTGATGAGCGAACAGGGCAACATGATCTCTCAGTTTACGCACAGTTCTCATGACCGTCAGGCAACACTGTCCGAACGTTGGCCGATGGCCGTGCTGGTTGCCGCGGTTCAGGATCCACAAACGCGAGAAAACCGCCTGACCATGGAGTTCCGCAATCTGTTGGAAGGCACCGTGATGCACTCCAGCGTGTTGGACGTCTTTCCACCGAACCGCCAAAATGTCAACTTTTACGGAATGCGGCAAACTCTTCAGGTGCTGGACGATCAGATTCTGTACTTGCACCAAGACAAACTGTTGTTCGCAAAGATCCCTAAAGCGATCGCCCAAGCGATGCCGGTCCCTCTGCATTTCAAGGCGAAGCAGGAGTCGGAAATCAAAGTCGATGGAATGGTCAAGGTGCCTCTGAAGGTGGGCGGAGACAACACCGAGTTGACGTTCTCGCTGCTGAACGAATCGCCTCACCTACAGCTCGATGCCAACACGGGCGTGCTGGAAGTGGACACGGCAAAGCTATGGGCGACACTTAACGTGCATGCGAGCAACTCGCCCCACCTGCTTGAGCGCCCCCCGTTGTCGTGGCTGAAGGCAGCGGAAAACGCCAAACGTTATCGCGCACTGACCAACAAAAACCTGCCCGCCGGAACGATGGCGGCCAACTTACCGATTTCGGTGGCCGTGCAAGACAGCGAAGGCCAACAGGCAAAGCTGACGTTCGGTGTGATCGTAGTAGGGCCACGACAGGCCTTCGATACCGCCATGGCCAAACGCGCTGCGGCGGAAAAAGAACGGCAAGAACAGATGCGAGAAGCACAACGGGTGCGGCAACAACAAATGGCCGAGGCCAGGGCCGCCCGGGCAGAGGCTCAACAAGCCGAGCCCGGCACACCGGAAGCCAGGCTTGAAGTCTTGGAAGCCAAGGTGCGACGACTCGAAGCCGCCCTCGACTCCATCCTCAAACAACAATCCCGGTAG